In a genomic window of Octopus sinensis linkage group LG16, ASM634580v1, whole genome shotgun sequence:
- the LOC115220415 gene encoding putative neutral sphingomyelinase isoform X4: MGIPFPVICKDKNFRIKSLVKALSESEYDIVLLQEIWCISDFELLQSVISKKFPHSHYFHSGSIGSGMCVFTKHPIKDALYFNYRLNGYAHKIQHGDWFAGKGVGLIKVEVSGIMINIYTTHIHAEYSDINDEYFTHRLIQSFQLSQFIKQTSEKCDVVFVGGDCNMEPKSLSYKILTTNAMLNDAWLKKKNIMDDKLGNTCECPDNSYTDSATTLKFPHGKRIDYLLFRANSGTKVTVDHYERAFGKIPNDSRSYSDHEGVSATFSLMSAPTAQACPARDAVLLSDHLQAMINEMDKNASKLSSDRIIWILLAISSTVILFLRNCCSVGGTCIAFFMNLLMVFLVVFIAFCLWNGVVINNIDSKASAATKEEAKYLLNSKKEN, from the exons ATTTGGTGCATATCTGACTTTGAACTTTTACAATCagtgatttcaaagaaattccCACATTCCCACTATTTTCACAG TGGCAGCATTGGCAGTGGTATGTGTGTCTTTACAAAACATCCAATCAAGGATGCTCTCTACTTCAATTATCGTCTAAACGGCTACGCACATAAGATACAACATGGTGACTGGTTTGCTGGCAAAGGAGTTGGCCTTATCAAAGTGGAAGTCAGTGGCATAATGATCAACATCTACACAACACAT aTCCATGCAGAGTATAGTGATATTAATGACGAATATTTCACCCATCGCTTGATCCAGTCGTTTCAACTTAGCCAGTTTATAAAGCAGACTTCAGAGAAATGTGATGTTGTCTTTGTTGGTGGAGACTGTAATATGGAACCAAAGTCCCTCAGTTACAAAATCCTTACTACCAATGCCATGTTAAATGATGCATGGTTGAAAAAG AAAAATATCATGGACGACAAACTTGGTAATACGTGTGAGTGTCCTGACAACTCTTACACTGATTCTGCTACGACACTGAAATTCCCACACGGCAAAAGGATCGATTATCTGTTGTTCAGAGCTAATtcag GTACAAAAGTAACTGTTGATCATTACGAAAGGGCGTTTGGAAAGATTCCCAATGATTCCCGGAGCTACTCTGACCATGAAGGAGTTTCGGCTACCTTCAGTTTAATGAGTGCACCTACAG cTCAAGCATGTCCAGCCAGAGATGCTGTACTTCTTTCAGACCATCTTCAGGCAATGATCAACGAAATGGACAAAAATGCATCCAAATTGTCTTCAGACAGGATAATTTGGATTTTATTGGCAATATCCAGTACCGTCATCCTGTTCTTAAGGAATTGCTGCAGCGTAGGAGGGACATGTATTGCCTTTTTCATGAATCTGTTGATGGTATTTCTAGTTGTCTTCATAGCCTTCTGCCTATGGAATGGTGTTGTGATAAATAACATCGACTCCAAGGCATCTGCAGCAACGAAAGAAGAGGCCAAATACCTTTTGAACAGCAAAAAGGAAAACTGA